The Metamycoplasma phocicerebrale genome includes a region encoding these proteins:
- a CDS encoding DNA topoisomerase (ATP-hydrolyzing) translates to MDKKNKKNLDEVIENIIDKNMVEIMSDSFARFSKYVIQQRAIPDARDGLKPVQRRILFSMWNLKLRNKDPFKKSARIVGDVLGKYHPHGDSSVYEAMVRMAQEWKSNYPLVQMHGNKGSIDDDPAAAMRYTESRLEKITELMLKDLERKVVPMTPNFDDSEYEPVVLPSLFPNLLVNGAIGIASGFATQIPPHNLGELLDATIALIKKPNAKIEDLMKYVKGPDFPTGGIINGTKGINQAFRTGKGKIVLSSKYKFIYDKKDNIIGIEITEIPFGVIKSKMVFEIDSIVASKTISGIKEIRDQSDRNGLSIYIELEENANAEAILIYLMNKTKLRINYDYNMLAIHKNAPELLSLDRALFAYLEHLKLVNINGIKYDLQRYKLRHEIVEGFIKVADISDEVIRIIKASDNSKKGVILALMQAFGFSEIQATAIAELRLYKLSRMDQIQFQEEKNNLEIQIKRCELLLNDSYEFDKFLIDQLKEIKKEYATPRKTEITDQVANKEVDHKLLTKNEDFYFFISEEGYIKKISTKIFNSNELNTYKLKDNDAIKYYDKINSLSKLIFFTNKGNFFILEAHSFKDNSWKELGTHVSSLVALDVKERIVRVMEITSYNSYVDIILLSKYGYAKKVKIANFDSKTINKKRICMSFKNKDDELIDAQIGNGEKDLFILLNNGFYFLINESVFSTDLTLRAQGIKLLLKLQTKNNTFVSAFCTCSKFNNVTMLTQDGLAKQWNMREIEYTNRTNRGSRLFNVLRNYNCKPKSLEVNTRELEFLYTNNQNEVEKLDLENITKDRSKMDKLINLNYSKNNSGNLIQHIKINELLDADNNEQEKLKEEFLERQNSDKNIELTTETSLLKRFYYTQENNEDLSDEDNDKNEDLKEQVNLFEITSDFKIVDKKELEKESKNKIKNLTFEEKLAAMNNINIDDIEKKVKQIKKK, encoded by the coding sequence ATGGATAAAAAAAATAAAAAAAATTTGGATGAAGTTATTGAAAATATAATAGATAAAAATATGGTTGAAATAATGAGCGATAGTTTTGCTCGTTTTTCAAAATATGTTATTCAACAAAGAGCTATTCCAGATGCAAGAGATGGCCTTAAACCTGTTCAAAGAAGAATTTTGTTTTCAATGTGAAATTTAAAATTAAGAAATAAAGATCCATTTAAAAAATCTGCTCGTATTGTTGGAGATGTTTTAGGTAAATATCACCCTCATGGCGATAGTTCTGTTTATGAAGCAATGGTTAGAATGGCTCAAGAATGAAAAAGTAATTATCCACTAGTGCAAATGCATGGTAATAAGGGTTCTATCGATGATGATCCAGCAGCCGCAATGCGTTATACAGAATCAAGATTAGAAAAAATTACGGAATTAATGCTTAAAGATTTGGAACGAAAAGTAGTTCCAATGACACCTAATTTTGATGATTCTGAATATGAGCCAGTTGTTTTACCTAGTTTATTTCCAAATCTATTAGTTAATGGAGCCATTGGTATTGCTTCAGGTTTTGCAACTCAAATACCTCCGCATAATTTAGGAGAATTATTAGATGCAACTATAGCGCTGATTAAAAAACCGAATGCTAAAATTGAAGATTTAATGAAATATGTTAAAGGCCCCGATTTCCCTACTGGCGGAATAATAAATGGTACTAAAGGAATTAACCAAGCATTTAGAACTGGCAAAGGGAAAATTGTTTTATCTTCAAAATATAAATTTATTTATGATAAAAAAGATAATATTATTGGAATTGAAATAACTGAAATTCCGTTTGGAGTTATTAAATCAAAAATGGTATTTGAAATAGATTCTATAGTAGCTTCAAAGACTATATCAGGAATCAAAGAAATTAGAGACCAATCAGATAGAAACGGTTTATCAATTTATATTGAACTTGAAGAAAACGCTAATGCTGAAGCTATTTTAATTTATTTAATGAACAAAACAAAATTAAGAATTAACTATGATTACAATATGCTTGCTATTCATAAAAATGCTCCTGAATTATTATCTTTAGACCGAGCTTTATTTGCTTATTTAGAGCATTTAAAACTAGTTAATATAAATGGAATTAAATATGATTTACAAAGATACAAATTAAGACATGAAATAGTTGAAGGTTTTATAAAAGTAGCAGATATTTCAGACGAAGTTATAAGAATAATTAAAGCTAGTGATAATTCAAAGAAGGGAGTTATTTTAGCTTTGATGCAAGCTTTTGGGTTTAGTGAAATTCAAGCTACAGCAATAGCAGAATTAAGATTGTATAAGCTTTCAAGAATGGACCAAATACAATTTCAAGAAGAAAAAAATAATTTAGAGATTCAAATAAAAAGATGTGAATTGTTGTTAAATGATTCTTATGAATTTGATAAGTTCTTAATAGACCAATTAAAAGAAATTAAAAAAGAGTATGCAACACCAAGAAAAACTGAAATTACAGACCAAGTTGCAAACAAAGAAGTTGACCATAAATTATTAACTAAAAATGAAGATTTTTATTTCTTTATATCAGAAGAGGGATATATAAAGAAGATTAGCACAAAAATTTTTAACTCAAATGAATTAAATACTTATAAGCTTAAAGATAATGATGCAATTAAGTATTATGATAAAATTAATTCTTTGTCTAAATTAATATTTTTTACAAATAAAGGTAATTTCTTTATTTTAGAAGCCCATTCTTTTAAGGATAATTCTTGGAAAGAATTAGGCACTCACGTTTCTTCTTTAGTGGCTTTAGACGTTAAAGAAAGAATAGTGAGAGTTATGGAAATAACTTCATACAATTCATATGTTGATATTATTTTATTATCTAAATACGGATATGCTAAAAAAGTTAAGATTGCAAACTTTGATTCAAAAACTATTAATAAAAAACGTATTTGTATGTCCTTTAAAAATAAAGATGATGAATTAATTGATGCTCAAATTGGCAATGGAGAAAAAGATTTATTTATATTATTAAATAATGGATTTTATTTCTTAATTAATGAATCTGTTTTTAGTACAGATTTAACTTTAAGAGCCCAAGGAATTAAATTGCTCTTAAAATTGCAAACTAAAAATAATACTTTTGTTTCTGCTTTTTGTACTTGTTCAAAATTTAATAATGTAACTATGCTAACTCAGGATGGTTTAGCAAAACAATGAAATATGAGAGAAATTGAATACACAAATCGAACCAATAGAGGCTCAAGATTATTTAATGTTTTAAGAAATTATAATTGTAAGCCTAAATCTTTAGAAGTAAATACCAGGGAACTTGAATTTTTATACACAAATAATCAAAATGAAGTAGAAAAACTTGATTTAGAAAATATAACTAAAGATCGTTCAAAAATGGATAAACTAATAAATTTAAATTATTCAAAAAATAATAGTGGAAATTTGATTCAACATATTAAAATTAATGAATTATTAGATGCAGATAATAATGAACAAGAGAAATTAAAAGAAGAGTTCTTGGAAAGACAAAATAGTGATAAGAATATTGAACTTACAACTGAGACTTCACTATTAAAAAGATTTTATTATACTCAAGAAAATAATGAAGATTTATCTGATGAAGATAATGATAAAAATGAAGATTTAAAAGAACAAGTTAATTTATTTGAAATAACTTCTGATTTTAAAATTGTTGACAAAAAAGAATTAGAAAAAGAATCTAAAAATAAAATCAAGAATTTGACTTTCGAAGAAAAACTTGCTGCAATGAATAATATTAATATAGATGATATTGAAAAAAAAGTTAAACAAATTAAGAAAAAATAG
- the thiI gene encoding tRNA uracil 4-sulfurtransferase ThiI: MDDKEILIRYGELTLKGENKKDFINQLKKNLEYHIPKEEIKVEYDRAFCKYSESNLECLKYIFGISSYSIVYKTTTNLENIEEIVKKIISEKQFDSFAIKSRRHNKNYPLNSSELNIHFGGIVLKKMPNKTVNLSNPDLCIYIEIREKYSYVFSDYIYALGGMPVGSSGKALHLISGGIDSPVAANLLQKRGLKVAFLNFITPPHTDKKTTDKIESIIKILTKYQGSATLFEVNYTKIMNYIGLISNQKYKITLMRRSFYRIAQKIANKYNIKAISNGENLAQVASQTLESIYTISEVCNLPIFRPLLSFDKNETIKLAKELGTMDISIQKACETCELFAPKFPITKPNREEALKLEKELDQLEKLEEEIIKEINIKKFE, from the coding sequence ATGGATGATAAAGAAATATTAATAAGATATGGAGAATTAACTTTAAAAGGAGAAAATAAGAAAGACTTTATCAATCAACTTAAAAAAAATTTAGAATACCATATACCAAAAGAAGAAATTAAAGTGGAATATGATAGAGCATTTTGTAAATATTCCGAATCAAATTTAGAATGTTTGAAGTATATTTTTGGTATTTCTTCTTATTCGATTGTTTATAAAACAACAACTAATCTAGAAAATATTGAAGAAATAGTTAAAAAAATAATAAGTGAAAAACAGTTCGATTCTTTCGCTATAAAATCTCGAAGACATAATAAAAATTACCCTTTAAATTCTTCTGAACTAAACATTCATTTTGGGGGTATTGTATTAAAGAAAATGCCTAACAAAACCGTAAATTTATCAAACCCAGATTTATGTATATATATTGAAATTAGAGAAAAATATAGTTATGTTTTTAGTGATTATATTTATGCTTTAGGAGGAATGCCTGTAGGTTCTTCTGGCAAAGCATTGCATTTAATTAGTGGAGGCATTGATTCTCCTGTAGCAGCAAATTTATTACAAAAAAGAGGATTAAAAGTTGCCTTTTTAAATTTTATAACTCCTCCGCATACAGATAAAAAAACAACAGATAAAATAGAAAGTATTATTAAAATATTGACTAAGTATCAAGGATCTGCAACTTTATTTGAAGTCAACTATACAAAAATAATGAATTATATTGGTTTGATTTCTAACCAAAAATATAAAATAACTTTAATGAGAAGAAGTTTTTATCGTATAGCACAGAAAATTGCTAATAAATATAATATAAAAGCAATTTCTAATGGTGAAAATTTAGCTCAGGTAGCTTCGCAAACATTAGAATCTATTTATACTATATCAGAGGTTTGTAATTTACCTATATTTAGACCTTTATTATCATTTGATAAAAACGAAACAATTAAATTAGCAAAAGAATTAGGAACTATGGATATTTCAATTCAAAAAGCTTGCGAAACGTGCGAATTATTTGCGCCAAAATTTCCTATAACTAAACCGAATAGAGAAGAAGCTCTTAAATTAGAAAAAGAATTAGACCAATTAGAAAAATTAGAAGAAGAAATAATTAAAGAAATAAATATTAAAAAGTTTGAATAA
- a CDS encoding M20/M25/M40 family metallo-hydrolase, whose product MIMNKYIKYNQNEKEFKEMINHMANLCKIPSISIEEAGKYPFSKNVDKALEYALELAKSFGFKTYKDSQNRYGFAEIGNGKKILGILGHLDVVPAGDENQWKTSAFIPVITENEIIGRGSLDDKGPTIINLYAMKYIKNNNLISKDWTIRIVFGISEETTMKSMKYYLKDFGDPYISYTPDGEWPLIFAEKLIYQANIIFDKIESLEINAGEVANQIPDKVTYKYKNVEYTILGKGGHGSTPEKGDNAIIKSFLELSKNNIDFKNNDIFKFIEENLGNKVYKMSKIFPNFDDFSGSLSANLGIIKTNEKSHILTFDFRVPATRSVDDVYSALDKYLKNNFPHAKHKIVGTKNSMYIDPNSDYVKILMATYNEGMNLNEKPLAIGGGTYSRIVKNCVAFGSTKYMHLMHGPNEYFTFKEIKESLEIYINALIRIQEKM is encoded by the coding sequence ATGATTATGAATAAATATATAAAATACAATCAAAATGAAAAAGAATTTAAAGAAATGATAAATCATATGGCTAATTTATGCAAAATACCATCAATAAGCATAGAAGAAGCAGGTAAATATCCTTTTAGTAAAAATGTAGATAAAGCTTTAGAATATGCTTTAGAATTAGCTAAAAGTTTTGGTTTCAAAACTTATAAAGATTCACAAAATAGATACGGATTTGCAGAAATTGGAAATGGTAAAAAAATTTTAGGAATTTTAGGCCACTTAGATGTTGTGCCAGCTGGTGATGAAAATCAATGAAAAACAAGTGCTTTTATTCCTGTAATAACAGAAAATGAAATTATTGGTAGGGGTTCTCTAGATGATAAAGGTCCAACAATAATTAATTTATATGCAATGAAATACATAAAAAACAACAATTTAATTAGTAAAGATTGAACAATAAGGATAGTATTTGGAATTTCAGAAGAAACAACAATGAAATCTATGAAATATTATTTAAAAGATTTTGGAGATCCTTATATTTCTTATACACCAGATGGAGAATGACCTTTAATTTTTGCAGAAAAATTGATATATCAAGCAAACATAATATTTGACAAAATAGAATCATTAGAAATTAATGCAGGAGAAGTTGCTAATCAAATACCAGACAAAGTAACATATAAATATAAAAATGTTGAATATACAATTTTAGGCAAGGGTGGACATGGTTCGACTCCAGAAAAGGGTGATAATGCTATTATTAAATCGTTTTTGGAATTATCTAAAAATAATATAGATTTTAAAAATAATGATATATTTAAATTTATTGAGGAAAATTTGGGAAATAAAGTTTATAAAATGAGTAAAATATTTCCAAATTTTGACGATTTTAGTGGTTCCTTATCTGCTAATTTAGGAATAATTAAAACTAATGAAAAAAGTCATATTTTAACATTTGATTTTAGAGTTCCTGCAACTAGAAGTGTAGATGATGTATATTCAGCTTTAGATAAATATTTAAAAAATAATTTCCCACACGCTAAACATAAAATTGTTGGAACAAAAAATTCTATGTATATAGATCCCAATTCTGATTATGTAAAAATATTGATGGCAACCTACAATGAAGGAATGAATTTAAATGAAAAACCTTTAGCTATTGGTGGGGGAACATATTCAAGAATAGTAAAAAATTGTGTTGCTTTTGGTTCAACTAAATATATGCATTTAATGCATGGACCTAATGAATATTTTACATTTAAAGAAATTAAGGAATCGCTTGAAATTTATATTAATGCTTTAATTAGAATACAAGAAAAAATGTAA
- a CDS encoding endonuclease, giving the protein MKFKRKSKWLVALSVISLIPIVPLISSSCKDKKDIHYKEYLNKKLEILESIKKINDNNFKNMVFQEFTEMNKNEDESNKDNYKKLLLISIDLLTKIANQLIIEQSNDNIPNPDPNPNPNPNLEDKKSYPNSVAPTINSGFKIEYDNSNSFYESLNGLSGQILKDKLFELQRKHRNSTGDYGQLHVTYRDSFVDKYYENDKTVLDLYTEIPNGKDKYTFEFGKYADIGNSEGQGMNREHLIAQSWFGKQSPMRNDAHHVWPGDKYVNARHGNVPFGTVTKAFYMSSNGTKVGKGQEDGGEVAEPINEFKGDVARAHLYFALTYKDKSITNNGSSKRFFDNYNNIRPAFLKTMLEWAKRDNISQFDIDRNNGIYIHQRNRNPFIDYPELIRVYFENDNDFVFVNKGIAKKLIKNS; this is encoded by the coding sequence ATGAAATTTAAAAGAAAAAGTAAATGATTAGTAGCGCTAAGTGTAATTAGTTTAATTCCAATAGTCCCCTTAATTTCATCAAGTTGCAAAGATAAAAAAGATATTCATTATAAGGAATATTTGAATAAAAAATTAGAAATTTTAGAATCTATAAAAAAGATTAATGATAATAATTTTAAAAACATGGTTTTTCAAGAATTTACCGAAATGAATAAAAATGAAGATGAAAGTAATAAGGATAATTATAAAAAATTATTATTAATTTCAATTGACTTACTGACAAAGATTGCTAATCAATTAATTATTGAACAATCAAATGATAATATACCAAACCCAGACCCAAATCCAAATCCGAACCCAAATTTAGAAGACAAAAAATCTTATCCCAATAGTGTTGCGCCAACAATTAATTCTGGTTTTAAAATAGAATATGATAATTCTAATTCATTTTATGAATCTTTAAATGGTTTAAGCGGTCAGATTTTAAAAGATAAATTATTTGAATTACAAAGAAAGCATAGAAATAGCACTGGTGATTATGGGCAATTGCATGTAACTTATAGGGATTCTTTTGTTGATAAATATTATGAAAATGACAAAACAGTTTTAGATTTATATACCGAAATTCCAAATGGAAAAGATAAATATACTTTCGAATTTGGAAAATATGCAGACATAGGAAATTCAGAAGGCCAAGGGATGAATAGGGAACATTTAATAGCTCAATCTTGATTCGGCAAACAAAGTCCAATGAGAAATGATGCCCATCATGTTTGACCTGGCGATAAATATGTAAATGCTAGACATGGAAATGTACCATTCGGAACTGTTACTAAAGCATTTTATATGTCAAGCAATGGAACAAAAGTGGGTAAGGGGCAAGAAGATGGGGGCGAAGTAGCCGAACCGATAAATGAATTCAAAGGAGATGTTGCAAGAGCTCATTTGTACTTTGCTCTAACATACAAAGATAAGAGTATTACAAACAATGGTTCTTCAAAAAGATTTTTTGATAATTACAATAATATTCGCCCAGCATTTTTAAAAACAATGCTTGAATGAGCTAAAAGGGATAATATTTCACAATTTGATATAGATAGAAACAATGGTATATATATACATCAAAGAAATAGGAACCCATTTATAGACTATCCAGAATTAATAAGAGTTTATTTTGAAAACGATAATGATTTTGTTTTTGTAAATAAGGGAATAGCCAAAAAGCTAATTAAAAATAGTTAA
- a CDS encoding DNA gyrase/topoisomerase IV subunit B yields MNTTNYEAKDLKVLKGLDAVIKRPGMYIGSTDSNGLHHLIWEIVDNAIDEALGGFANNIKVVLKKDGSVIVEDNGRGVPINKHESGKTGVELVFTELHAGGKFGDGAYKTSGGLHGVGSSVVNALSSKMEVSVYRDKKEYFTAFKQDTITQKTTMIGGTIKQGTKVQFWPNYEIFKKAKFSSDTVKEKLREASFLISNLKIHYINEITDENIIFQTNEGIKEYIKFVGEGRNFISRTFYASGMAKNGISIEISLAYTDSYNETIYSFVNNVKTRDGGTHETAFKASLTKTINEWWSKNSPTKTKINFDGLDVREGIIAVVSLKVPENILEFVGQTKDKLGTAEARESVEDFFSEKFMFYLNENKVEADKIIEKIKKTYEGRMAARNARNEARKVKNKLDTKKILSGKLTPAQSKNPKVKELFLVEGDSAGGSAKMGRDRVTQAILPLRGVVMNTDKAKLLDILANEELATIINTIGAGIGEDFNVKNSQYGKIIIMTDADVDGAHIQMLLLTFFWRYMKNLIEAGMVYIALPPLYKVTIKNSNNKHFYAWDEEGLREITSQYSNYEIQRYKGLGEMNADQLWETTMNPETRSIVRVNIDQQGLTERNVTTFMSDNSEARKTWINNNIDFSSIDEFDITKNK; encoded by the coding sequence ATGAATACAACTAATTATGAAGCAAAAGATTTAAAAGTTCTTAAGGGACTAGATGCAGTTATAAAAAGACCAGGTATGTACATAGGATCTACAGATTCTAATGGTCTACATCATTTAATATGAGAAATAGTTGATAATGCAATAGATGAAGCATTAGGTGGTTTTGCTAATAACATTAAAGTAGTTTTGAAAAAAGATGGTTCAGTTATTGTAGAAGATAATGGACGTGGAGTACCAATTAATAAACACGAATCGGGAAAAACAGGAGTAGAATTAGTTTTTACTGAATTACATGCAGGTGGTAAATTTGGAGACGGGGCTTACAAAACTAGTGGAGGGTTACATGGAGTTGGTTCTTCAGTAGTAAATGCTTTAAGTTCAAAAATGGAAGTTAGTGTTTATAGAGATAAAAAAGAATATTTTACAGCTTTTAAACAAGATACCATAACACAAAAAACAACTATGATAGGTGGAACTATAAAGCAAGGAACCAAAGTTCAATTTTGACCTAACTATGAAATTTTTAAAAAAGCAAAATTTTCTTCGGATACTGTTAAAGAAAAATTAAGAGAAGCAAGCTTTTTAATTTCTAATTTAAAAATCCATTACATAAATGAAATAACTGATGAAAATATTATTTTTCAAACAAATGAGGGTATCAAAGAATATATAAAATTTGTTGGTGAAGGAAGAAACTTTATCAGCAGAACTTTTTATGCTTCAGGAATGGCAAAAAATGGCATTAGTATTGAAATATCTTTAGCTTATACAGACAGCTATAATGAAACAATATATAGTTTTGTTAATAATGTTAAAACCAGAGATGGTGGAACTCATGAAACAGCATTTAAAGCGTCTTTAACAAAAACAATTAATGAATGATGGTCTAAAAACAGTCCTACAAAAACTAAAATTAATTTTGATGGTTTAGATGTCAGAGAAGGAATAATTGCAGTTGTTTCTTTAAAAGTACCAGAAAATATTTTAGAATTTGTTGGGCAAACAAAAGACAAACTTGGAACAGCCGAAGCAAGAGAATCAGTAGAAGATTTTTTCTCTGAAAAATTCATGTTTTATTTGAATGAAAACAAAGTAGAAGCTGATAAAATTATTGAAAAAATTAAAAAAACCTATGAAGGCAGAATGGCAGCAAGAAATGCTAGAAATGAAGCCAGAAAAGTTAAAAATAAATTAGATACTAAAAAAATATTGTCAGGAAAATTAACTCCAGCACAATCAAAAAACCCAAAAGTTAAAGAGCTTTTTTTAGTTGAAGGTGATTCAGCTGGTGGATCAGCTAAAATGGGTAGAGATAGAGTTACTCAGGCAATTTTGCCCTTAAGAGGTGTTGTAATGAATACAGATAAGGCAAAATTGTTAGATATATTGGCAAACGAGGAGCTTGCAACAATAATTAATACGATAGGCGCTGGAATAGGCGAAGATTTTAATGTTAAAAATTCTCAATATGGAAAAATAATAATAATGACTGATGCCGACGTTGATGGAGCCCACATTCAAATGTTATTGCTAACATTTTTTTGAAGATATATGAAAAATCTTATTGAAGCAGGTATGGTTTATATAGCCTTACCTCCCTTATACAAAGTAACTATTAAAAATAGCAATAATAAACATTTCTATGCTTGGGATGAAGAAGGACTAAGAGAAATAACTTCACAATACTCAAATTATGAAATTCAAAGATACAAAGGTCTGGGTGAAATGAATGCTGATCAATTATGAGAAACAACAATGAACCCAGAGACCAGATCAATAGTTAGAGTAAATATTGATCAACAAGGGCTAACAGAAAGAAATGTAACAACTTTTATGAGTGATAATTCAGAAGCTAGAAAAACATGAATAAACAATAATATAGATTTTTCAAGCATTGATGAATTTGATATTACTAAAAATAAGTAG
- a CDS encoding pseudouridine synthase has product MKYRIEKIICLVLDISRSECKKVLKSERIKINGIIISKPRVIDINKDNIEIDGELIQYKEFQYFMFNKPSGLITANYDLKQKTIFSILNLNSNKFFAIGRLDKDTEGLLLITNDGEMAHKISNPKYKIPKKYYFELNKEMTTNIKDHIPKPIILLNGYQVKEYNFEFLDLKSGYLTIYEGKFHQVKEMLNFFNYEITFLKRISIGKLELDSKLEIGKMKELELKDLELIFK; this is encoded by the coding sequence ATGAAATATAGAATAGAAAAAATAATATGTTTAGTGTTAGATATTAGTCGATCTGAATGTAAAAAAGTTTTAAAATCAGAAAGAATTAAAATTAATGGAATAATTATTAGTAAACCACGCGTAATAGACATAAATAAAGATAATATTGAAATTGATGGTGAACTAATACAATATAAAGAATTTCAATATTTTATGTTTAATAAACCTTCAGGATTAATTACGGCTAACTATGATTTAAAACAAAAAACAATATTTAGTATATTAAATTTAAATTCTAATAAGTTTTTTGCAATAGGAAGATTAGATAAGGACACAGAAGGATTATTATTGATTACAAATGATGGAGAAATGGCACACAAGATATCTAATCCTAAATACAAAATTCCTAAAAAATACTATTTTGAATTAAATAAAGAAATGACTACTAATATAAAAGACCATATACCTAAACCAATAATTCTATTAAACGGATATCAAGTAAAAGAATATAATTTTGAATTTTTAGACTTAAAATCAGGTTATTTAACAATTTACGAAGGTAAATTTCATCAAGTAAAGGAAATGTTAAATTTTTTCAATTATGAAATAACTTTTCTAAAAAGAATAAGCATTGGAAAATTAGAATTAGATTCAAAACTTGAAATTGGAAAAATGAAAGAATTAGAATTAAAAGATCTTGAATTGATTTTTAAATAA